Proteins co-encoded in one Streptomyces sp. NBC_01283 genomic window:
- a CDS encoding hemolysin family protein → MTEVLLLLVAVLLSLACGVFVAAEFSLTTVERSELERAAERGERGAAGALKAVKNLTFQLSGAQLGITVTNLVVGMLSEASIAKLISGPLRALGIPASAASSIALVIGTALSTVFLMVVGELVPKNWAISSPLAVAKRVATPQRWFSALFRPFIAHLNNTANRSVRRFGIQPTEELASARSPKELVALARHSAKEGALEADTAELFVRTLNLADLSAENVMTPRVQVMALDVMATCEDVANATRATGLSRFPVYRGNLDSVVGVAHIKDVLAIPAERRARYPVAELMREPLLVPESLTVDRLLDRLSGKRTMAVVIDEYGGTAGVATLEDIVEEVVGEVRDEHDPHETPDIASDGTDDDGRTRYSADGSARTDQLARVGLRAPDGPYETLAGLVATELGRIPAEGDSLEVGGWRLDVVDARGRRAARVLLHAPLHDDHQEEER, encoded by the coding sequence ATGACCGAAGTGCTCCTGCTCCTTGTGGCGGTGCTGCTGTCGCTGGCCTGTGGTGTCTTCGTCGCGGCCGAGTTCTCCCTCACGACGGTCGAGCGCAGCGAGCTCGAGCGCGCCGCCGAACGCGGCGAGCGCGGTGCCGCCGGCGCCCTCAAGGCCGTCAAGAACCTCACGTTCCAGCTCTCCGGGGCCCAGCTGGGCATCACCGTCACCAACCTGGTCGTCGGCATGCTCTCCGAGGCCTCCATCGCCAAGCTGATCTCGGGCCCGCTGCGTGCCCTGGGCATCCCCGCATCGGCGGCCTCCTCGATCGCCCTCGTCATCGGCACGGCTCTGTCGACGGTCTTCCTGATGGTCGTCGGTGAGCTGGTCCCCAAGAACTGGGCGATCTCGTCGCCGCTGGCCGTCGCCAAACGGGTGGCGACCCCGCAGCGCTGGTTCAGCGCCCTGTTCCGCCCCTTCATCGCGCACCTGAACAACACCGCCAACCGCTCCGTACGCCGCTTCGGCATCCAGCCCACCGAGGAGCTGGCCTCCGCCCGCAGCCCCAAGGAGCTGGTGGCACTCGCCCGGCACTCCGCCAAGGAGGGCGCCCTGGAGGCGGACACCGCCGAGCTGTTCGTCCGCACCCTGAACCTGGCCGACCTCTCCGCGGAGAACGTGATGACGCCGCGGGTCCAGGTCATGGCCCTCGACGTGATGGCCACCTGCGAGGACGTCGCGAACGCCACCCGGGCGACGGGCCTGTCCCGCTTCCCCGTCTACCGTGGCAACCTCGACTCGGTCGTCGGCGTCGCGCACATCAAGGACGTCCTCGCCATCCCGGCCGAGCGCCGGGCCCGCTACCCCGTCGCCGAGCTGATGCGCGAGCCGCTCCTCGTACCGGAGTCGCTGACCGTCGACCGCCTGCTCGACCGGCTCTCCGGCAAGCGCACGATGGCCGTGGTCATCGACGAGTACGGCGGCACGGCCGGCGTGGCGACCCTGGAGGACATCGTCGAGGAGGTCGTCGGCGAGGTACGGGACGAGCACGACCCGCACGAGACGCCCGACATCGCCTCGGACGGCACGGACGACGACGGCCGGACGCGGTACTCCGCCGACGGCTCGGCCCGCACCGACCAGCTGGCCCGCGTCGGCCTGCGCGCGCCGGACGGGCCGTACGAGACGCTCGCCGGACTCGTCGCGACCGAGCTCGGCCGTATCCCTGCCGAGGGCGACAGCCTGGAGGTGGGCGGCTGGCGGCTCGACGTCGTGGACGCCCGCGGCCGCCGCGCGGCCCGCGTCCTGCTGCACGCGCCCCTGCACGACGACCACCAGGAGGAGGAGCGATGA
- a CDS encoding hemolysin family protein, which yields MTVIQLLIGLATLVVNAFFVGAEFALISVRRSQIEPYAEDDDRRAKSVLWGLQHVSALLAAAQLGITLCTLVLGIVAEPAIAHILEPIFDGVGVPHGLVHPISFVIALAVATYLHMLLGEMVPKNISLAEPVRTALLLGPPLVAIARALRPVIFAINAFANGLLKLLRVEAKDEVSASFSDDELARMVKDSGDAGLLDDRAQERLHDALELGRRPVRDVVLPLESVVYARVGVTPEELERLSAESGFSRFPVVDDGRRIVGYLHVKDALDRMPRDLPFRVPDMRKIAQVREATPLDDVLTAMRGSRTHVAAVLGSDGRLAGMVTMEDVLRELFGQPV from the coding sequence ATGACCGTCATCCAGTTGCTGATCGGCCTTGCGACCCTCGTCGTCAACGCCTTCTTCGTGGGCGCCGAGTTCGCCCTCATCTCCGTACGCAGGAGCCAGATCGAGCCGTACGCCGAGGACGACGACCGGCGTGCCAAGAGCGTGCTGTGGGGCCTGCAGCACGTCTCGGCGCTACTGGCCGCAGCGCAGCTCGGCATCACGCTGTGCACGCTGGTGCTCGGCATCGTCGCCGAGCCCGCGATCGCGCACATCCTGGAGCCGATTTTCGACGGTGTCGGGGTGCCGCACGGTCTGGTCCACCCGATCTCGTTCGTCATCGCCCTGGCGGTCGCGACGTATCTGCACATGCTGCTCGGCGAGATGGTCCCCAAGAACATCTCGCTGGCCGAGCCGGTGCGCACGGCTCTGCTGCTCGGTCCGCCGCTGGTCGCGATCGCACGGGCGCTGCGCCCGGTCATCTTCGCGATCAACGCGTTCGCCAACGGCCTCCTGAAGCTGCTCAGGGTCGAGGCGAAGGACGAGGTGAGCGCGTCCTTCTCGGACGACGAACTCGCCCGGATGGTCAAGGACTCCGGTGACGCGGGCCTGCTCGACGACCGCGCCCAGGAGCGGCTGCACGACGCCCTTGAGCTGGGCCGTCGTCCCGTCAGGGATGTGGTGCTGCCGCTGGAGAGCGTGGTCTACGCCCGCGTGGGCGTGACGCCCGAGGAGCTGGAGCGGCTTTCGGCGGAGTCGGGTTTCTCGCGCTTCCCCGTCGTGGACGACGGCCGTCGCATCGTCGGCTATCTCCACGTCAAGGACGCGCTCGACCGGATGCCGCGCGATCTGCCGTTCCGGGTGCCGGACATGCGCAAGATCGCCCAGGTCCGTGAGGCCACGCCGCTGGACGACGTGCTGACCGCGATGCGCGGCAGCCGCACGCACGTGGCGGCGGTGCTCGGCTCGGACGGCAGGCTGGCCGGCATGGTCACGATGGAGGACGTACTCAGGGAGCTGTTCGGTCAGCCCGTCTGA
- a CDS encoding ABC-F family ATP-binding cassette domain-containing protein → MRTVSQLVLRDVSYGYPERPVLERISLSVRPGEKACVIGENGSGKSTLLRLMAGEFAPADGEVAVVSDGGTGHLAQTLRLPPHATVQDAVDDALAELRDLERRIRQAEDSLGAAGPDGLAAYGDLIAAFEARDGYRADARLDAALHGLGVPHLDRARTLGSLSGGEAARLALACVLAPRPELLLLDEPTNHLDDQALGWLEERLRAHRGTVVAVTHDRVFLDRVAEVIVEVDGDRRSVARFGGGWHGYLEQRATARRRWEERYREWSDEVARQERLADGGSDRLSGGWRMSESPRFAGHQRSVEGQLSGIVRNARERLRRLRAQPVPRPPDPLHFTAGDGLAGGDHPFVRPVALTDVVVSERLAVDRLILDPGSRTLVTGVNGAGKSTLLAVLAGALAPDRGEVQLPARIGYLPQEVQYIADEDTARPLLDAFAAGLAGPPDDHAEALLSLGLFREEDLTVPVKGLSVGQRRRLALARLVTRPADLLLLDEPTNHLSPALVEELDEALAEYRGTLIVVSHDRRLRERFRGRRLSVTSGRVAGP, encoded by the coding sequence ATGCGCACCGTGAGTCAACTCGTCCTGCGCGACGTGTCGTACGGCTATCCCGAGCGGCCCGTGCTCGAACGGATCTCCCTCTCGGTGCGCCCCGGCGAGAAGGCGTGCGTCATCGGTGAGAACGGCTCGGGCAAGTCGACGCTGCTGCGCCTGATGGCCGGCGAGTTCGCGCCCGCCGACGGTGAGGTGGCCGTCGTCTCGGACGGCGGCACCGGCCATCTCGCGCAGACCCTGCGGCTTCCGCCGCACGCCACCGTGCAGGACGCGGTGGACGACGCGCTCGCCGAACTGCGGGACCTGGAGCGGCGGATCCGGCAGGCGGAGGACTCACTCGGCGCGGCGGGACCCGACGGACTCGCCGCGTACGGGGATCTCATCGCCGCCTTCGAGGCACGTGACGGCTACCGCGCCGACGCGCGCCTCGACGCGGCGCTGCACGGTCTGGGCGTCCCGCATCTGGACCGTGCGCGGACCCTGGGATCGCTGTCCGGGGGCGAGGCGGCACGCCTCGCGCTCGCGTGCGTCCTGGCCCCGCGGCCCGAGCTGCTCCTCCTGGACGAGCCGACGAACCACCTGGACGACCAGGCGCTCGGCTGGCTGGAGGAGCGGCTGCGCGCGCACCGGGGCACGGTCGTGGCCGTCACCCACGACCGGGTCTTCCTGGACCGGGTCGCCGAGGTGATCGTCGAGGTCGACGGCGACCGCAGGTCCGTGGCCCGCTTCGGCGGCGGCTGGCACGGCTACCTGGAGCAGCGGGCCACGGCCCGGCGCCGCTGGGAGGAGCGCTACCGCGAGTGGAGCGATGAGGTCGCGCGCCAGGAGCGGCTCGCCGATGGCGGCTCCGACCGGCTCTCGGGGGGCTGGCGGATGAGCGAGAGCCCTCGTTTCGCGGGCCATCAGCGGTCGGTGGAGGGCCAGCTCTCCGGGATCGTGCGCAACGCCCGCGAGCGGCTGCGCAGGCTGCGGGCGCAGCCGGTGCCGCGCCCGCCCGACCCCTTGCACTTCACGGCCGGTGACGGCCTGGCGGGCGGCGACCATCCCTTCGTACGCCCGGTCGCGCTGACGGATGTCGTGGTGAGCGAGCGCCTGGCGGTCGACCGGCTGATCCTCGATCCGGGCTCGCGCACACTGGTGACCGGGGTGAACGGCGCGGGCAAGTCGACGCTGCTCGCCGTCCTTGCCGGAGCGCTCGCCCCGGACCGGGGCGAGGTCCAACTCCCGGCCCGCATCGGATACTTGCCGCAGGAAGTCCAGTACATCGCCGACGAGGACACGGCGAGGCCGCTGCTCGACGCCTTCGCGGCGGGGCTCGCCGGGCCGCCCGACGACCACGCGGAGGCACTCCTGTCGCTCGGCCTGTTCCGCGAGGAGGACCTGACCGTGCCGGTGAAGGGCCTCTCCGTCGGTCAGCGCCGCCGCCTGGCGCTCGCCCGCCTGGTGACCCGCCCGGCCGACCTGCTCCTGCTCGACGAACCGACGAACCACCTCTCCCCTGCCCTGGTCGAGGAACTCGACGAGGCACTGGCGGAATACCGGGGCACGCTGATCGTGGTCTCCCACGACCGGCGGCTGCGGGAACGGTTCCGGGGCCGGCGCCTCTCGGTCACGTCCGGCCGGGTGGCCGGGCCCTAG
- a CDS encoding holin, giving the protein MWTAGFWKATAERALRTFAQSLAAVLVAGATTLLDVDWKAALATAGMATLLAVLTAVGAANVGAHGPGITETPTARHGQATP; this is encoded by the coding sequence ATGTGGACCGCTGGATTCTGGAAGGCCACCGCGGAGCGTGCGCTCCGTACCTTCGCGCAGTCGCTCGCCGCCGTCCTGGTCGCCGGGGCGACCACCCTCCTGGACGTCGACTGGAAGGCGGCGCTCGCCACCGCGGGAATGGCAACGCTGCTCGCCGTACTCACGGCGGTCGGCGCCGCGAACGTCGGAGCACACGGCCCCGGCATCACGGAAACGCCGACCGCCCGGCACGGGCAGGCCACACCCTAG
- a CDS encoding acyltransferase family protein, with protein sequence MDRTGALRAPLPAARSASPQAPAPTTVAPEPPVKRRDSFFDNAKYLAIVLVAMGHAWEPLRGDSRAAAALYITVYTFHMPAFIVISGYFSRSFDASPGRLKRLVTGIAVPYVIFEVAYTFFKRYAGDDPAYPISLLDPWYLTWFLVALFVWRLTTPLWKLVRRPLPIALAIAVLASVSPDIGDDLDLQRVLQFLPFFVLGLCLKPEHFRIVRRREARILALPVFAAALLFAYWAAPRMNAAWFYRRDSAQELAAPGWSGAVMTLGMFGCSAILVACFFAWVPGRRLWFTVLGAGTLYGYLLHGFVAKGSRFWDWYELDWLHTPLGEITVTLGAAALITVLCTPPVQRLFRFAMEPDMEWAFKNDAKAVARDRTGTGTPTG encoded by the coding sequence ATGGACCGGACCGGAGCACTGCGCGCGCCGCTGCCCGCCGCGCGCAGTGCCTCTCCGCAGGCTCCGGCACCCACCACCGTGGCGCCGGAGCCTCCGGTCAAACGCCGGGACTCGTTCTTCGACAACGCCAAGTACCTGGCGATCGTCCTGGTCGCGATGGGCCACGCCTGGGAGCCGCTGCGCGGCGACAGCCGGGCGGCGGCCGCGCTCTACATCACCGTCTACACCTTCCACATGCCGGCGTTCATCGTCATCTCCGGCTATTTCTCGCGGAGTTTCGACGCGAGCCCGGGCCGGCTCAAGCGCCTGGTGACGGGCATCGCCGTGCCGTACGTCATCTTCGAGGTGGCGTACACCTTCTTCAAGCGTTACGCGGGCGACGACCCGGCATACCCGATCAGTCTGCTCGACCCCTGGTACCTCACCTGGTTCCTGGTCGCGCTCTTCGTCTGGCGCCTGACGACCCCGCTGTGGAAGCTGGTCCGCCGGCCCCTGCCGATCGCGCTCGCCATCGCGGTGCTCGCCTCGGTCTCGCCGGACATCGGCGACGACCTGGACCTGCAACGGGTGCTGCAGTTCCTGCCGTTCTTCGTCCTCGGCCTGTGCCTGAAGCCCGAGCACTTCCGGATCGTGCGTCGCAGGGAGGCCCGCATCCTGGCGCTGCCCGTCTTCGCGGCAGCCCTGCTGTTCGCGTACTGGGCGGCGCCGCGCATGAACGCCGCCTGGTTCTATCGCCGGGACAGCGCGCAGGAGCTGGCCGCGCCCGGCTGGTCCGGGGCCGTGATGACGCTCGGGATGTTCGGCTGCTCGGCGATCCTCGTCGCGTGCTTCTTCGCCTGGGTGCCCGGCCGCAGGCTCTGGTTCACCGTGCTCGGCGCGGGCACGCTCTACGGCTATCTGCTGCACGGCTTCGTCGCCAAGGGCTCCCGCTTCTGGGACTGGTACGAACTCGACTGGCTGCACACCCCGCTCGGCGAGATCACCGTCACCCTCGGCGCCGCGGCCCTCATCACCGTTCTCTGTACGCCACCGGTGCAGCGCCTCTTCCGGTTCGCGATGGAACCCGACATGGAGTGGGCGTTCAAGAACGACGCGAAAGCGGTGGCGCGGGACCGAACCGGCACCGGTACGCCGACGGGGTGA
- a CDS encoding hemolysin family protein, translating to MTTLQLVIGALTLLTNAFFVGAEFALISVRRSQIEPRAQAGDKRARVTLWGLQHISAMMATAQLGITVSSLVLGAVAEPAIAHLLEPGFEAVHIPHALVHPIAFVIALTVATYLHMLIGEMVPKNIALAAPARTALLLGPPLVALTRALKPFVFGINAFANTLLKLLRVEPKNEVESVYTDDQLARMVVDSSAAGLLSAADGERLRDALELGTRPVGEILVPAAKMRTVDHTVTPARLERVAADAGFSRFPVTGPDGTLLGYLHIKDTLGIAERDRPFPRGAFHVVTRVHIDTPLDDTLTALRAADSHLAAVTGASGTVLGFVTMEDVLSELVGPSPATLG from the coding sequence ATGACCACCCTGCAACTCGTCATCGGGGCCCTGACCCTGCTCACCAACGCGTTCTTCGTCGGCGCCGAGTTCGCCCTCATCTCCGTGCGCCGCAGCCAGATCGAACCCCGCGCCCAGGCAGGCGACAAGCGCGCCCGCGTCACCCTGTGGGGCCTGCAGCACATCTCCGCGATGATGGCCACCGCCCAACTCGGCATCACCGTCTCCTCGCTGGTGCTCGGCGCGGTCGCGGAACCCGCCATCGCGCACCTCCTGGAGCCCGGCTTCGAGGCGGTCCACATCCCGCACGCCCTGGTGCACCCGATCGCCTTCGTCATCGCCCTGACCGTGGCGACGTATCTGCACATGCTGATCGGCGAGATGGTCCCCAAGAACATCGCGCTCGCCGCGCCCGCCCGGACCGCCCTGCTGCTCGGCCCGCCGCTGGTGGCGCTCACCCGCGCGCTCAAGCCGTTCGTCTTCGGCATCAACGCCTTCGCCAACACCCTCCTCAAGCTGCTCAGGGTCGAACCGAAGAACGAGGTCGAGTCCGTCTACACCGACGACCAGCTCGCGCGCATGGTCGTCGACTCCAGCGCGGCCGGGCTCCTCTCGGCGGCCGACGGCGAGCGGCTGCGCGACGCGCTGGAGCTCGGCACCCGTCCGGTCGGCGAGATCCTCGTACCCGCCGCCAAGATGCGCACCGTCGACCACACGGTCACCCCGGCGCGTCTGGAGCGGGTGGCAGCGGACGCGGGCTTCTCCCGCTTCCCGGTCACCGGACCCGACGGCACCCTTCTGGGCTACCTCCACATCAAGGACACGCTCGGCATCGCCGAACGGGACCGGCCCTTCCCGCGCGGCGCGTTCCACGTGGTCACGCGGGTGCACATCGACACGCCGCTCGACGACACCCTCACCGCGCTGCGGGCCGCGGACAGCCATCTGGCCGCGGTCACCGGCGCGAGCGGCACGGTGCTCGGCTTCGTCACCATGGAGGACGTCCTGTCCGAGCTGGTCGGACCCTCACCGGCGACACTCGGCTGA
- a CDS encoding hemolysin family protein, giving the protein MTEILLLLLALLLTLACALFVAAEFSLTTVERGDLERAAAAGERGAESALKAVRRLTFQLSGAQLGITVTSLVIGMLAEPSLAALLRGPLEAAGLGGAAPTVATLLGVVLSTVVLMVVGELVPKNWAISRPLAVAKVVAAPQRGFTAAFGPFIRHLNNTANHVVRRFGLEPAEELASARTPEELVALARRSAAEGALEADSAELFVRTLHLSELTAENVMTPRVDVRALEAHATAADAANLTHATGLSRFPVFRDSLDEVIGTVHIRDVLALDPAKRQLTPVTDLATEPLLVPDSLPADRLLERMRETRTMAVVIDEYGGTAGVATVEDIVEEVVGEVRDEHDPVEVPDLLPSRTAPDGRTAWEADGGVRIDQLAAIGLAAPEGPYETVAGLIATRLSRIPAEGDALDLDGWQLAVLTVEHHRADRIRITEPALHVPRQAVEEAR; this is encoded by the coding sequence GTGACCGAGATCCTGCTCCTGCTGCTCGCCCTGCTCCTCACGCTCGCCTGCGCGCTCTTCGTGGCGGCCGAGTTCTCCCTGACCACCGTCGAGCGCGGTGACCTGGAGCGCGCCGCCGCCGCGGGGGAGCGGGGCGCCGAAAGCGCCCTGAAGGCGGTCCGGCGGCTGACCTTCCAGCTCTCCGGGGCTCAGCTCGGCATCACCGTCACGTCGCTGGTGATCGGCATGCTCGCCGAACCGTCCCTCGCGGCGCTCCTGCGCGGACCTCTGGAAGCGGCCGGTCTCGGCGGCGCCGCCCCGACCGTGGCCACCCTGCTCGGTGTGGTCCTCTCCACCGTGGTCCTGATGGTCGTCGGCGAGCTGGTGCCGAAGAACTGGGCGATCTCCCGGCCGCTGGCCGTCGCCAAGGTGGTGGCGGCACCGCAGCGCGGCTTTACCGCCGCCTTCGGCCCGTTCATCCGGCACCTGAACAACACCGCGAACCACGTCGTACGCCGCTTCGGCCTGGAGCCCGCCGAGGAGCTCGCCTCCGCGCGCACCCCCGAGGAACTGGTCGCCCTCGCCCGGCGCTCGGCCGCCGAGGGCGCCCTGGAGGCGGACTCCGCCGAACTGTTCGTCCGCACCCTGCACCTGAGCGAGCTGACCGCGGAGAACGTGATGACCCCGCGGGTGGACGTACGGGCCCTGGAGGCGCACGCCACCGCGGCCGACGCCGCGAACCTGACGCACGCCACGGGCCTGTCCCGCTTCCCCGTCTTCCGCGACAGCCTGGACGAGGTCATCGGCACCGTCCACATCCGCGACGTGCTCGCCCTCGACCCGGCGAAGCGGCAGCTCACGCCGGTCACCGATCTCGCCACCGAGCCCCTGCTGGTGCCCGACAGCCTGCCCGCGGACCGGCTCCTGGAGCGGATGCGGGAGACCCGCACGATGGCCGTGGTCATCGACGAGTACGGCGGCACGGCGGGTGTGGCGACGGTGGAGGACATCGTCGAGGAGGTCGTGGGCGAGGTCCGCGACGAGCACGACCCCGTCGAGGTCCCCGACCTGCTGCCCTCGCGGACGGCCCCCGACGGCCGCACCGCGTGGGAGGCCGACGGCGGCGTCCGCATCGACCAGCTCGCGGCGATAGGACTCGCCGCGCCGGAAGGCCCGTACGAAACCGTGGCCGGACTGATCGCCACCCGGCTCTCCCGCATCCCGGCCGAGGGCGACGCCCTCGACCTCGACGGCTGGCAACTGGCGGTCCTGACGGTCGAGCACCACCGCGCCGACCGGATCCGCATCACCGAACCGGCACTCCACGTGCCCCGCCAGGCCGTGGAGGAGGCGCGATGA
- a CDS encoding M56 family metallopeptidase, which produces MGMFVLLPLVLPLTAWPVARLAEQRLHPRTATRLLTTVAAVMALCSTLCLGLLMVVGTAQLPGNPLPDGWSDPEVRAAVPYDEIAGRLAIPGLLAVALACGRTLWRHHHVRHAAHRALAGMPGTAVAVLPDDVPYAYALPGGTRDRVVVTTALLDCLAPAERRALFAHERAHLATRHHRYLLAVQLAARANPFLRPLRTAVSYTTERWADEDAAHAVGDRKAVARAIGKAALHSRGAPAPTLAGLAAPGPVPRRVAALLGPAPTARSWPSLFTAVGLAAWAATAGAAASAMSSANSAVTMVLILHAATPL; this is translated from the coding sequence ATGGGGATGTTCGTCCTTCTGCCGCTGGTGCTGCCGCTGACCGCCTGGCCGGTCGCCCGGCTCGCCGAGCAGCGTCTGCACCCGCGGACCGCGACCCGGCTGCTGACGACGGTCGCCGCGGTCATGGCGCTCTGCAGCACCCTGTGCCTGGGCCTGCTGATGGTCGTCGGCACGGCCCAGCTGCCCGGGAACCCGCTGCCGGACGGCTGGTCGGACCCCGAGGTGCGCGCCGCGGTCCCGTACGACGAGATCGCGGGACGCCTCGCCATTCCGGGGCTGCTCGCCGTGGCCCTGGCGTGCGGCAGGACGCTGTGGCGCCACCACCATGTCCGGCACGCCGCCCACCGCGCCCTGGCCGGGATGCCCGGCACCGCCGTCGCCGTCCTGCCAGACGACGTGCCCTACGCGTACGCGCTCCCCGGCGGTACCCGCGACCGGGTCGTCGTCACCACCGCCCTGCTCGACTGTCTCGCACCCGCCGAGCGACGCGCCCTGTTCGCCCATGAACGCGCCCACCTCGCGACCCGGCACCACCGCTACCTCCTCGCCGTGCAGCTGGCCGCGCGCGCCAATCCGTTCCTGCGCCCGCTGCGCACCGCCGTGTCGTACACCACCGAGCGCTGGGCGGACGAGGACGCCGCCCACGCCGTCGGCGACCGCAAGGCCGTCGCCCGCGCGATCGGCAAGGCGGCACTCCACTCCCGGGGCGCCCCGGCCCCGACCCTGGCCGGACTCGCCGCGCCGGGGCCCGTGCCCCGCCGGGTCGCGGCCCTCCTCGGCCCGGCTCCCACGGCGCGCAGCTGGCCGTCCCTGTTCACCGCGGTGGGACTCGCCGCGTGGGCGGCCACCGCGGGGGCGGCGGCCTCCGCCATGTCGTCGGCGAACTCCGCCGTGACGATGGTCCTGATCCTGCACGCGGCCACGCCGCTCTAG
- a CDS encoding BlaI/MecI/CopY family transcriptional regulator — translation MAEQRRRSRRRGQGELEAQVLSALREAEGPATAGWVQERLGGDLAYTTVVTILSRLLGKGAVTRERAGRSFAWTPAADEAGLAARKMRKVLDGEDDREAVLASFLTALPPGDEQLLRELLRQAEAQAATERDD, via the coding sequence GTGGCGGAGCAGCGGCGGCGTTCCCGGCGGCGGGGGCAGGGTGAGCTGGAGGCGCAGGTCCTGTCGGCCCTGCGCGAGGCGGAGGGTCCCGCGACCGCGGGCTGGGTGCAGGAGCGGCTCGGCGGGGACCTCGCGTACACGACCGTCGTGACGATCCTGAGCCGGCTCCTGGGCAAGGGGGCGGTGACCCGCGAGCGCGCGGGCCGCTCCTTCGCGTGGACGCCCGCGGCCGACGAGGCGGGCCTCGCGGCACGCAAGATGCGCAAGGTGCTCGACGGCGAGGACGACCGGGAGGCGGTCCTCGCCAGCTTCCTCACCGCGCTGCCGCCGGGCGACGAACAGCTGCTGCGCGAGCTCCTGCGGCAGGCCGAGGCGCAGGCCGCGACGGAGAGGGACGACTGA